The proteins below come from a single Pseudomonas chlororaphis genomic window:
- a CDS encoding peptidase M4: protein MKTLTALFTAAALTLTAGLAQADVRIDQIPQLVKEGKIKSLESMNAEALKLHPGATITDTDLDNHFNGYEYEVELKTADGKEFDVDFDATTGEVLSNKQDT, encoded by the coding sequence ATGAAAACGTTGACTGCCCTCTTTACCGCCGCTGCCCTGACCCTCACCGCCGGCCTGGCACAAGCCGACGTCCGGATCGACCAGATTCCCCAGTTGGTCAAGGAAGGCAAAATCAAGTCCCTTGAGTCGATGAACGCAGAAGCCCTGAAGTTGCACCCGGGCGCGACCATCACCGACACCGACCTGGACAATCACTTCAACGGTTATGAATATGAAGTTGAACTGAAGACCGCTGACGGCAAAGAGTTCGACGTCGACTTCGATGCCACCACTGGCGAAGTTCTGAGCAACAAGCAAGACACTTGA
- a CDS encoding ribonucleotide-diphosphate reductase subunit beta yields MLSWDEFDKEDGEVAVKSANAGHASEANMDRLDSAGGAAALEARAVTASDSAAIIRAKAALDKLDIAEGLAELEGASARVAVDEKRMINCRADLNQLVPFKYDWAWQKYLDGCANHWMPQEVNMTADIALWKNPEGLTDDERRIVMRNLGFFSTADSLVANNLVLAVYRLITNPECRQYILRQAFEEAIHTHAYQYCIESLAMDEGEIFNMYHEIPSVAKKAAWGLKYTRSISDPKFETGTPETDKELLRNLIAYYCVLEGIFFYCGFTQILSMGRRNKMTGVAEQFQYILRDESMHLNFGIDVINQIKIENPHLWDAEMKEEATQMILQGTQLEIEYARDTMPRGVLGMNAAMMEDYLKFIANRRLSQIGLKEEYPGTTNPFPWMSEIMDLKKEKNFFETRVIEYQTGGALSWD; encoded by the coding sequence ATGCTGAGCTGGGACGAATTCGACAAAGAAGACGGCGAAGTCGCTGTAAAAAGCGCCAATGCCGGCCACGCTTCTGAAGCCAACATGGACCGCCTCGACAGCGCCGGCGGTGCCGCCGCGCTCGAAGCCCGCGCCGTGACGGCCAGCGACTCGGCCGCGATCATTCGCGCCAAGGCCGCCCTCGACAAACTCGACATCGCCGAAGGCCTCGCCGAACTCGAAGGCGCCTCCGCCCGTGTCGCCGTCGATGAAAAGCGCATGATCAACTGCCGCGCCGACCTCAACCAGCTCGTGCCCTTCAAATACGACTGGGCCTGGCAGAAGTACCTGGACGGCTGCGCAAACCACTGGATGCCGCAAGAAGTCAACATGACCGCCGACATCGCCCTCTGGAAAAACCCGGAAGGCCTGACCGACGACGAGCGCCGCATCGTAATGCGCAACCTGGGCTTCTTCTCCACCGCCGACTCCCTGGTGGCCAACAACCTGGTCCTGGCCGTGTATCGCCTGATCACCAACCCGGAGTGCCGCCAGTACATCCTGCGCCAGGCGTTCGAAGAGGCGATCCACACCCACGCCTACCAGTACTGCATCGAATCGCTGGCCATGGATGAAGGCGAGATCTTCAACATGTACCACGAGATCCCATCGGTCGCGAAAAAAGCCGCCTGGGGCCTGAAGTACACCCGCTCGATCTCCGATCCGAAGTTCGAAACCGGCACCCCGGAAACCGACAAGGAGTTGCTGCGCAACCTGATCGCCTACTACTGCGTCCTGGAAGGCATCTTCTTCTACTGCGGCTTCACTCAGATCCTCTCCATGGGCCGCCGCAACAAGATGACCGGCGTCGCCGAGCAGTTCCAGTACATCCTGCGCGACGAATCCATGCACCTGAACTTCGGCATCGACGTGATCAACCAGATCAAGATCGAAAACCCGCACCTGTGGGATGCCGAGATGAAGGAAGAAGCGACCCAGATGATCCTGCAGGGTACGCAGCTGGAGATCGAATACGCCCGTGACACCATGCCTCGCGGCGTATTGGGTATGAACGCGGCGATGATGGAGGACTATCTGAAGTTCATCGCCAACCGTCGTCTGTCGCAGATTGGTCTGAAAGAGGAGTATCCAGGCACGACGAACCCGTTCCCTTGGATGAGCGAGATCATGGACTTGAAGAAAGAGAAGAACTTCTTTGAGACGCGCGTGATTGAGTATCAGACGGGTGGGGCTTTGAGCTGGGATTGA
- a CDS encoding membrane protein gives MATPYPSTPAAPVDHLRFHRPHAHLAPTFGNDRFALRAEAFARFFGTPMFLGAQTLIVLIWVGLNLSGIVHFDAYPFILLNLAFSLQSAYAAPLILLAQTRQAARDKAQAEADAQHREALAIANTERQAQAAHNTAQLLELLEQNTRLTEMTKALTERIDSLTTEMHQKFVNTSSAQ, from the coding sequence ATGGCGACCCCTTACCCATCCACCCCCGCGGCCCCCGTGGATCACTTGCGTTTTCATCGGCCTCACGCGCATCTGGCACCCACCTTCGGGAATGATCGCTTTGCGTTGCGAGCGGAGGCGTTCGCGCGTTTTTTCGGCACGCCGATGTTCCTCGGCGCACAAACCCTGATCGTGCTGATCTGGGTAGGCTTGAACCTGTCGGGCATCGTGCATTTCGACGCTTATCCGTTCATCTTGCTCAATCTGGCGTTCAGTCTGCAGTCGGCCTACGCCGCCCCGCTGATCCTGCTGGCGCAAACTCGCCAGGCCGCTCGCGACAAAGCCCAGGCGGAAGCCGATGCGCAACATCGCGAAGCCCTGGCCATTGCCAACACTGAGCGCCAAGCCCAGGCCGCGCACAATACGGCGCAGTTGCTCGAGTTGTTGGAGCAGAACACCCGCCTGACGGAAATGACCAAGGCACTGACCGAGCGCATCGACAGCCTGACCACCGAAATGCATCAGAAATTCGTGAACACTTCCTCGGCGCAATGA
- a CDS encoding transcriptional regulator: MTDNTPERRKEIIEDIVMQHALGNETLGTAVRRLRLEVTGLDQDTFALMCKMSTKALYQIEKDKGNPTLSTIESILRKFGLRLGLTTALQPIHAPQPEPHKPATYTLTRGAKPRRK, translated from the coding sequence ATGACAGATAACACCCCCGAACGGCGCAAGGAAATCATCGAAGACATCGTGATGCAGCATGCGCTGGGGAATGAAACCCTCGGAACCGCTGTTCGCCGGTTAAGGCTCGAGGTAACCGGTCTGGATCAGGACACCTTCGCGCTGATGTGCAAGATGTCGACCAAAGCCCTGTACCAGATCGAGAAGGACAAGGGCAATCCGACCCTCAGCACCATCGAATCCATCTTGCGGAAATTCGGTCTTCGCCTGGGGCTGACCACAGCGCTCCAGCCCATTCATGCGCCGCAGCCTGAGCCGCACAAACCGGCCACTTACACGCTGACTCGTGGGGCTAAGCCTCGGCGCAAGTAG
- a CDS encoding LysR family transcriptional regulator → MLIAGGHYRLAFTQSILAFTQVFNASTHYRLDYPDLSLILALVRGGSLARAARLLDVDVSTVFRSVRRLEAALGQPLFEKSRAGYLPTSLAQTLSEQAERAEQALEAARIGVEQGGEVVSGTVRLTCSDSVLQVLLLPALARFMPAYPALNLDLSTSNDFANLSRRDADIALRLTRSPPEHLVGRHLGGVVYRVCGSPVFLSGANLDDLASLTWIAPDDFLPDHPTVAWRRQHLPAVMPAYRCNSMLSVAELARAGLGVAALPDFLIGEGQGLIPFGEPLAGYDTSLWLLTRPDCRALRSVVTLFDELGRNLRQR, encoded by the coding sequence TTGTTGATTGCTGGCGGCCACTATAGATTGGCGTTCACGCAATCAATATTGGCGTTTACCCAAGTGTTCAATGCATCCACGCACTATCGACTGGACTATCCCGACCTCTCCCTGATCCTGGCGTTGGTGCGTGGAGGCTCGCTGGCTCGGGCGGCGCGGTTGCTGGACGTAGACGTGTCCACCGTGTTTCGTTCGGTGCGCCGACTCGAGGCGGCCCTGGGCCAACCCCTGTTCGAAAAAAGCCGTGCCGGGTATCTGCCCACGAGCTTGGCCCAGACGCTGTCCGAGCAGGCTGAGCGCGCCGAACAGGCCCTGGAGGCGGCACGCATCGGCGTGGAGCAGGGCGGCGAGGTCGTCAGCGGCACGGTGCGCCTGACGTGCTCCGACTCGGTCCTGCAGGTGCTGTTGTTGCCGGCGCTGGCGCGGTTCATGCCCGCGTATCCGGCGTTGAACCTGGACCTGAGTACGTCGAACGACTTCGCCAACCTGAGCCGTCGCGATGCTGACATCGCCTTGCGCCTGACCCGCTCGCCGCCGGAACATTTGGTGGGGCGGCACCTTGGTGGTGTCGTCTACCGAGTCTGCGGGAGTCCGGTCTTCCTGTCCGGCGCGAATCTGGATGACTTGGCGTCCCTGACCTGGATTGCGCCGGACGACTTCCTCCCCGATCACCCCACCGTGGCCTGGCGCCGACAACATCTGCCCGCCGTGATGCCAGCCTATCGCTGCAACAGCATGCTCTCGGTCGCCGAGTTGGCGCGGGCCGGCCTGGGTGTCGCCGCCTTGCCGGATTTTCTGATCGGTGAAGGCCAGGGCTTGATCCCCTTCGGCGAACCGTTGGCGGGGTATGACACGTCGCTCTGGCTGCTGACACGACCAGACTGCCGCGCCTTGCGTTCGGTGGTGACATTGTTCGACGAGTTGGGGCGTAATTTGCGGCAGCGCTGA
- a CDS encoding DNA-binding protein yields the protein MANAFKSEAFESIHSSAEALLKIGAIDEAAMGEFDEACIGEAPAEIPPAQIE from the coding sequence ATGGCTAACGCGTTTAAAAGTGAGGCCTTCGAGTCGATTCACAGTTCGGCAGAAGCACTGCTGAAAATCGGCGCTATCGACGAGGCCGCCATGGGCGAGTTCGACGAGGCCTGCATTGGCGAGGCGCCTGCTGAAATCCCGCCTGCTCAGATTGAGTAA
- a CDS encoding TetR family transcriptional regulator, with translation MTVPQRLTERKREAILQAAIAEFRINGFEITSMDRIAATAGVSKRTVYNHFPSKEELFAEILSRLWESITAEQEMAYDPLEPLREQLRRLLQAKLQLLSEENFLDLARIAIAATIHSPERAQDMVSRMGQREEGLTTWIRQAQVDGRLKPVEPEFAAQQMHGLIKTFAFWPQISMGQPSLTHEEQVQVIESALDMFLVRYQA, from the coding sequence ATGACCGTACCGCAGCGCCTCACCGAACGAAAACGCGAAGCCATCCTCCAGGCCGCGATTGCCGAATTCCGCATCAACGGTTTCGAGATCACCAGCATGGACAGGATCGCGGCGACGGCCGGCGTGTCGAAGCGCACGGTGTACAACCACTTTCCGAGCAAGGAAGAGCTGTTTGCCGAAATTCTGAGTCGGCTATGGGAGAGCATCACCGCTGAACAGGAGATGGCCTATGACCCGTTGGAGCCTTTGCGTGAGCAGCTACGTCGGTTGCTGCAAGCCAAGCTACAACTCTTATCGGAGGAAAACTTCCTCGATCTGGCGCGTATCGCCATTGCCGCAACCATTCACTCACCCGAACGTGCCCAAGACATGGTGTCGCGCATGGGCCAGCGTGAAGAGGGCCTCACCACCTGGATTCGCCAAGCCCAGGTCGATGGCCGGCTAAAGCCGGTGGAGCCGGAATTCGCTGCCCAGCAAATGCACGGTTTGATCAAGACCTTCGCCTTCTGGCCACAGATTTCCATGGGGCAACCAAGCCTGACCCATGAGGAGCAAGTGCAGGTGATCGAGTCAGCCCTCGACATGTTCCTGGTTCGCTATCAGGCTTGA
- a CDS encoding glycerophosphodiester phosphodiesterase gives MPVTFTRSALMLSLVLGFGQAHAAEALSPKALAARQGIPHPAVIAHRGASFDAPESTAASYTLARDLGADYLELDLQRSKDGVLFVLHDDSLLRTTDVASKFPERKDSTANAFTMAELKTLDAGSWFNTTYPDRARPSFAGLKILTLDEVIDIAEGNPQHKPGLYIETKEPKLFPGIERDLKDKLQDRGWLSPSGSKLAKSATGVGQGKGKVVLQTFEKSSLELLQKEMPKVPKILLLWVGEGNIEPKSKVPFAESGETDKAAYYAKQEPKDKAEFEKWVQYAKAQGAIGTGPSAALTHGGSQSYADLVKPWMNQYTHDQGLLVHVYTVDEAVDFKKVLDAGVDGIFTNRASELLKYFKRPETGSVAQLLKKNGY, from the coding sequence ATGCCTGTCACCTTCACCCGCAGCGCCTTGATGCTGAGCCTGGTGCTCGGCTTCGGCCAGGCCCACGCCGCCGAAGCGTTGAGCCCCAAGGCCCTGGCAGCTCGCCAGGGCATCCCTCATCCAGCGGTCATCGCCCACCGTGGCGCCTCGTTCGACGCGCCGGAATCCACCGCGGCTTCCTACACGCTGGCTCGCGACCTGGGGGCGGACTACCTGGAACTGGACCTGCAACGCAGCAAGGATGGCGTGTTGTTCGTGCTGCATGACGACAGCCTGCTGCGCACCACGGACGTCGCGAGCAAATTTCCCGAGCGAAAGGACAGCACCGCCAACGCCTTCACCATGGCAGAGCTCAAGACCCTGGACGCCGGCAGCTGGTTCAACACGACCTACCCGGACCGCGCGCGCCCCTCGTTCGCCGGCCTGAAGATCCTGACCCTCGATGAAGTGATCGACATTGCCGAAGGCAACCCGCAGCACAAACCGGGGCTGTACATCGAAACCAAGGAGCCGAAGCTGTTCCCCGGCATCGAGCGTGACCTCAAGGACAAGTTGCAGGACCGTGGCTGGCTGAGTCCGTCCGGGTCCAAGCTTGCCAAGAGCGCCACCGGCGTCGGCCAAGGCAAGGGCAAGGTGGTCTTGCAGACCTTCGAGAAGAGCAGCCTCGAACTGTTGCAAAAAGAGATGCCGAAGGTGCCGAAGATCCTCTTGCTGTGGGTCGGCGAAGGCAACATCGAGCCCAAGTCCAAGGTGCCGTTTGCCGAGTCCGGGGAAACAGACAAGGCGGCCTACTACGCCAAACAGGAACCCAAAGACAAGGCCGAGTTCGAGAAATGGGTCCAGTACGCCAAGGCCCAGGGCGCCATCGGCACCGGGCCGTCCGCCGCACTGACCCATGGCGGTAGCCAGAGTTACGCGGACCTGGTCAAACCCTGGATGAACCAGTACACCCATGACCAGGGCCTGCTGGTGCACGTCTACACCGTGGATGAGGCAGTGGACTTCAAGAAAGTGCTGGATGCCGGCGTCGATGGCATCTTTACCAACCGCGCCAGTGAACTGCTCAAGTACTTCAAGCGTCCCGAGACTGGCAGCGTGGCACAACTGCTGAAAAAGAACGGGTATTGA
- a CDS encoding toxin HipA translates to MVGQLTIQAYIKGHWHDAMVLSVSDAQKVDESRCAASYAQSYLVEFIDKFETLFEPAVSVNLPLSWNPVDSKGYPPFVYDIIPAGAARKSLQRRFGGERPVGMDMGFFLLSRCTPSPIGHLRVKESFEQIDQTRKEAFARKEVVERTSDFLEYAYESGAALGGATGAQGEAPKLTMVEGEDGDLYADAMLCDEHARRHWLVKFARNQGTERDKNILRTEYHYYKAISQLGLNTIATDGLVLEEADKPSLWMPRFDRRVADGEVERIPVESIYSVCGNTEPGSRMNHEDVLRRLVNLWRMNGQDAELEDLVFEYLRRDLLNRILGNSDNHGRNMAIFRYQNTFELAPIYDLAPMVLDPEGVTRATKWESEHMGSPDWKTICGYFQDLVSTDVLFERLRGAAETFRALPDLLVDLPDEVRRAQSIPMNNLDKRLAEWGLR, encoded by the coding sequence ATGGTAGGACAGCTCACGATCCAGGCCTATATCAAAGGCCATTGGCACGACGCAATGGTGCTCTCTGTATCGGACGCTCAAAAGGTCGATGAGTCGCGTTGCGCCGCATCTTACGCTCAGAGTTACCTGGTCGAATTCATCGATAAATTCGAGACGCTCTTCGAGCCTGCCGTCAGCGTCAACCTTCCGTTGAGCTGGAACCCTGTCGATAGCAAAGGGTACCCCCCGTTTGTGTACGACATCATACCGGCCGGCGCCGCCCGTAAATCGTTGCAGCGGCGATTTGGTGGAGAAAGACCGGTTGGGATGGACATGGGCTTTTTCCTTTTGAGCCGCTGCACCCCTTCGCCCATAGGGCACTTGCGCGTGAAGGAGTCTTTCGAGCAAATCGATCAGACCCGCAAGGAGGCCTTTGCCCGCAAAGAGGTCGTAGAGAGGACAAGTGATTTTCTCGAATACGCTTATGAGTCCGGCGCTGCCCTAGGCGGTGCCACTGGCGCTCAGGGCGAAGCGCCGAAGCTGACTATGGTCGAGGGAGAGGATGGCGACCTATATGCCGACGCCATGCTTTGCGACGAGCATGCGCGCCGTCATTGGCTGGTAAAGTTTGCTCGCAACCAGGGCACTGAACGCGACAAGAACATCCTGCGAACGGAATACCATTATTACAAAGCGATCTCTCAGCTTGGTTTGAACACGATAGCCACAGATGGGCTGGTGCTTGAGGAAGCCGACAAGCCGAGCCTGTGGATGCCACGTTTTGATCGGCGGGTCGCTGACGGCGAGGTAGAAAGGATTCCAGTCGAGTCGATTTATTCGGTGTGCGGGAACACCGAACCGGGCTCGAGGATGAACCATGAGGACGTGCTCCGCCGTCTGGTGAATCTGTGGCGCATGAACGGGCAGGACGCAGAGCTTGAGGATTTGGTGTTCGAGTATCTGCGCCGTGACTTGCTTAACCGCATCCTTGGGAACTCGGACAATCATGGACGCAACATGGCCATTTTCAGGTATCAGAACACATTCGAGCTGGCGCCGATCTACGACCTCGCGCCGATGGTGCTCGACCCGGAGGGCGTTACGCGAGCCACTAAATGGGAGTCCGAGCACATGGGAAGTCCCGACTGGAAAACGATCTGCGGATACTTTCAGGACCTGGTAAGCACAGACGTGCTCTTCGAACGTCTGCGCGGAGCGGCTGAGACGTTTCGGGCGTTGCCGGATCTGCTGGTCGATCTTCCAGACGAAGTGAGGCGCGCTCAGTCTATCCCGATGAACAATCTGGACAAGCGCCTGGCCGAGTGGGGGCTTCGATGA
- a CDS encoding hydrolase — MSIPSSTTDNAAANPASRHEQGKYHNHAHTPREGFGQMLRIIWNMLLHKPRTTRPAGAITVQPLTRAELLAAPNQSVFRLGHSTVLLKLRDKFWITDPVFSDRASPVQWAGPKRFHQPPVSLEDLPPIEAVILSHDHYDHLDHQAILKLAAKTRHFLTPLGVGDILVKWGIEASKVRQLDWWQSTEVDGIEFIATPSQHFSGRGLFNGNSTLWASWVMIDGGARIFFSGDTGYFDGFKRIGERYGPFDLTLMETGAYNVDWPHVHMQPEQTLQAHIDLRGRWLLPIHNGTFDLAMHAWFEPFDRILALAWERNVLITTPQMGEAFTLTHPHRGRAWWLEVEASAYQNQTGAA; from the coding sequence ATGAGTATTCCTTCTTCCACGACCGATAACGCAGCTGCCAACCCGGCCTCCCGACACGAACAAGGGAAGTATCACAATCACGCCCATACACCGCGAGAAGGGTTTGGCCAGATGCTGCGCATCATCTGGAACATGCTCCTCCACAAGCCCCGTACCACCCGTCCGGCAGGGGCCATCACCGTCCAGCCGCTGACCCGCGCCGAGCTGCTGGCAGCACCGAACCAGAGTGTGTTCCGTCTCGGCCACTCCACGGTTCTGCTCAAACTGCGCGACAAGTTCTGGATCACCGACCCGGTGTTCTCCGACCGTGCATCGCCCGTGCAATGGGCCGGCCCCAAGCGTTTCCACCAGCCGCCCGTCAGCCTGGAGGATCTGCCGCCGATCGAGGCGGTGATCCTGTCTCATGACCATTACGACCACCTCGACCATCAGGCCATCCTCAAGCTTGCCGCCAAGACCCGGCACTTCCTCACACCCCTTGGCGTGGGTGACATCCTGGTCAAATGGGGTATCGAGGCCAGCAAGGTGCGTCAGCTGGATTGGTGGCAAAGTACCGAAGTGGACGGTATCGAGTTCATCGCCACACCATCACAGCATTTTTCCGGTCGCGGGCTGTTCAACGGCAACAGCACGTTATGGGCTTCCTGGGTGATGATCGATGGCGGCGCGCGGATTTTCTTTAGCGGCGACACCGGTTACTTCGACGGTTTCAAGCGCATCGGCGAGCGATACGGCCCCTTTGACCTGACCCTGATGGAAACCGGCGCCTATAACGTCGACTGGCCTCACGTGCACATGCAGCCCGAGCAGACATTGCAGGCTCATATCGACCTGCGTGGGCGTTGGCTGCTGCCGATCCACAACGGTACATTCGACCTGGCGATGCATGCCTGGTTTGAACCCTTCGACCGCATCCTGGCGCTGGCCTGGGAGCGCAACGTGCTCATTACCACGCCACAGATGGGCGAAGCCTTCACCCTGACCCATCCGCACCGTGGCCGGGCCTGGTGGCTGGAGGTAGAGGCGTCGGCCTATCAGAACCAGACTGGCGCGGCCTGA
- a CDS encoding acetyl-CoA synthetase (Acs; catalyzes the conversion of acetate and CoA to acetyl-CoA) produces MSAASLYPVRPEVAASTLTDEATYKAMYQQSVVNPDGFWREQAKRLDWIKPFTTVKQTSFDDHHVDIKWFADGTLNVSYNCLDRHLAERGDQVAIIWEGDDPSESRNITYRELHEEVCKFANALRGQDVHRGDVVTIYMPMIPEAVVAMLACARIGAIHSVVFGGFSPEALAGRIIDCKSKVVITADEGIRAGKKIPLKANVDDALTNPETSSIQKVIVCKRTAGNIKWNQHRDIWYEDLMKVAGTVCAPKEMGAEEALFILYTSGSTGKPKGVQHTTAGYLLYAALTHERVFDYKPGEVYWCTADVGWVTGHSYIVYGPLANGATTVLFEGVPNYPDITRVAKVIDKHKVSILYTAPTAIRAMMASGTAAVEGADGSSLRLLGSVGEPINPEAWDWYYKNVGKERCPIVDTWWQTETGGVLISPLPGATALKPGSATRPFFGVVPALVDNLGNLIEGAAEGNLVILDSWPGQARTLYGDHDRFVDTYFKTFSGMYFTGDGARRDEDGYYWITGRVDDVLNVSGHRMGTAEIESAMVAHPKVAEAAVVGVPHDIKGQGIYVYVTLNAGEESSEALRLELKNWVRKEIGPIASPDVIQWAPGLPKTRSGKIMRRILRKIATAEYDALGDISTLADPGVVAHLIETHKTMNVA; encoded by the coding sequence ATGAGTGCGGCTTCTCTGTATCCCGTTCGCCCCGAGGTTGCGGCCAGTACGTTGACTGACGAGGCGACCTACAAGGCGATGTACCAGCAGTCAGTCGTCAACCCGGATGGCTTCTGGCGCGAGCAGGCCAAGCGCCTGGACTGGATCAAGCCCTTCACCACGGTGAAGCAGACGTCCTTTGACGATCACCATGTCGACATCAAGTGGTTTGCCGATGGCACCTTGAACGTTTCCTACAACTGCCTCGACCGCCACCTGGCCGAGCGTGGCGACCAGGTCGCGATCATCTGGGAGGGTGATGACCCGTCCGAGAGTCGCAACATCACCTATCGCGAACTGCATGAAGAAGTCTGCAAGTTCGCCAACGCCCTGCGTGGCCAGGACGTGCACCGCGGCGACGTGGTGACCATCTACATGCCCATGATCCCGGAAGCTGTGGTCGCCATGCTGGCCTGTGCCCGGATCGGCGCGATCCACTCGGTGGTATTCGGTGGCTTCTCCCCCGAGGCCCTGGCCGGCCGGATCATCGACTGCAAATCCAAAGTGGTGATCACCGCCGACGAAGGCATTCGCGCCGGTAAGAAGATCCCGCTCAAGGCCAACGTCGACGACGCGCTGACCAACCCGGAAACCAGCAGCATCCAGAAAGTCATCGTGTGCAAGCGCACCGCGGGCAACATCAAGTGGAACCAGCACCGGGATATCTGGTACGAAGACCTGATGAAAGTCGCCGGCACCGTTTGCGCGCCGAAGGAAATGGGCGCCGAAGAAGCGCTGTTCATCCTCTACACCTCCGGCTCCACCGGCAAGCCCAAGGGCGTGCAACACACCACGGCCGGCTACCTGCTCTACGCGGCCCTGACCCACGAGCGCGTGTTCGACTACAAGCCGGGCGAAGTCTACTGGTGCACCGCCGACGTCGGTTGGGTCACCGGCCACAGCTACATCGTCTATGGCCCGTTGGCCAATGGCGCGACCACGGTGCTGTTCGAAGGCGTACCGAACTACCCGGACATCACTCGGGTGGCCAAGGTCATCGACAAGCACAAGGTCAGCATCCTCTACACCGCGCCGACCGCGATCCGCGCGATGATGGCGTCGGGCACCGCCGCCGTCGAAGGCGCCGATGGCAGCAGCCTGCGCCTGTTGGGGTCGGTGGGTGAGCCGATCAACCCGGAAGCGTGGGACTGGTACTACAAGAATGTCGGCAAGGAACGTTGCCCGATCGTCGACACCTGGTGGCAAACCGAGACCGGTGGCGTGTTGATCAGTCCGTTGCCGGGCGCCACGGCGTTGAAACCGGGCTCGGCCACTCGTCCATTCTTCGGCGTGGTGCCGGCGCTGGTGGACAACCTCGGCAATCTGATCGAAGGCGCCGCCGAAGGCAACCTGGTGATCCTCGATTCGTGGCCAGGCCAGGCGCGCACGCTGTACGGCGACCACGACCGCTTCGTCGACACCTACTTCAAGACCTTCAGTGGCATGTACTTCACCGGTGACGGTGCGCGTCGAGACGAGGACGGCTACTACTGGATCACCGGTCGCGTGGACGACGTGCTCAACGTGTCCGGCCACCGCATGGGCACCGCCGAGATCGAAAGCGCCATGGTCGCCCACCCGAAAGTCGCCGAAGCGGCGGTGGTGGGTGTGCCGCACGACATCAAGGGGCAGGGCATCTACGTCTACGTGACCCTCAATGCGGGCGAGGAAAGCAGCGAGGCCCTGCGCCTGGAGTTGAAGAACTGGGTGCGCAAGGAAATCGGTCCGATCGCCTCGCCAGATGTCATCCAGTGGGCACCGGGCCTGCCGAAAACCCGCTCCGGCAAGATCATGCGCCGCATTCTGCGCAAGATCGCCACGGCGGAATACGACGCGCTGGGTGACATTTCCACCCTGGCCGACCCAGGCGTGGTGGCGCATCTGATCGAGACGCACAAGACCATGAACGTCGCCTGA
- a CDS encoding XRE family transcriptional regulator, whose amino-acid sequence MASLALKTTLERIAVYQFTPAHSAQARAMLGWSVEELSRRSGVSVPAIQRFEAGGELLDVTRLALAFRFEAEGLVFFPGFAPGRGMNIKGATPDPMGRADYAMIE is encoded by the coding sequence ATGGCCTCTCTCGCACTCAAAACCACCCTGGAACGCATCGCTGTCTATCAATTCACCCCTGCCCACAGCGCGCAAGCCCGCGCCATGCTGGGGTGGAGTGTCGAGGAGTTGTCCCGTCGGTCGGGCGTCTCGGTACCCGCCATCCAACGCTTCGAAGCCGGGGGTGAACTGCTCGATGTAACCCGACTGGCGCTGGCGTTTCGCTTTGAAGCCGAAGGCCTGGTGTTCTTCCCTGGCTTTGCACCGGGGCGTGGCATGAACATCAAGGGTGCTACACCGGACCCGATGGGACGGGCCGACTACGCGATGATCGAATAG